DNA from Brassica napus cultivar Da-Ae chromosome C4, Da-Ae, whole genome shotgun sequence:
TCTGTGTCTCGTGTTCAATGTCATTGCAGTGATAGTCTGCTGGATTAAAGGAGGAGGTGAGCTTTTATACTATAACTGATTCACACTATGAAGTTTGTGATTGGAATGCTGTTTCTAAAATCCTAATGGCAGGTGTCAAAATCTTTTTTCTTGCCACGATCTATGCGCTGCTTGGATGTCCAATTTCATATCTGTTATGGTACAGGCCTCTCTACCGAGCAATGAGGTGATGCCCTCGCTTATATCTGACTATTCCCTAGACTGGATCATATTGGCACTGTGCCTATAACTGAATTGTTTTCTTATCATCTTGCAGGACTGACAGCGCTTTGAAGTTCGGttggtttttcttcttctacctGGTGAGTTTATTGAAATGAACTCTTTTCTCTAGATTGGATTCACATTTCATCTTCACTCTATGCAGGTGTACTTTCTATTTTCTGTATAACTGATATTTTCCTCTTAACAGATTCACATTGGGTTCTGCATATTTGCCGCCATTGCTCCTCCGATCATTTTCCGTGGACAATCATTTACGTAAGTCTCAACCATTGCTCCTCTAATTCTTCTTAATCTGACGATTTACAGTGCTTCATGTATAGTTAGTTTGACAAGGTTTTCACATGGGAAGTTGTAAGTTGTTCTGATAGATTAGAAATACCGATTATGACTTAGGATGAGAACTAGAAAAGCTAAGAATCTTAGGTAGTCGTGTGACGACTAACCAGTCATTTGGAAACATTATTTGTCTCTGTATTATAACTAAACCCTTAGGCTCATGAAGCCTCGTCCAAGAGTATGTGTCTCTGTATAATAACTAACTGCCTGTGTTGCGACAAGTGATCCTCATTGTCTTCCAATCTGCAGGGGTGTGCTGGCAGCAATTGATGTAATCAGAGGCAGTTTACTAGCCGGGGTATTAACCATGGCATCCTTTGTATATTCACCACCGATCAATTTTTTGTCGCcaactattagcctagcttaactTTGATTCTTGCTGCAGATCTTCTACTTTGTCGGCTGCGGTCTTTTCTGCTTGGAGTCGCTTCTCAGTCTGTGGGTTCTCCAGGTAATATGATACAAGTTTAcccttttcttttatttaactGCTAATGGTTACCAAACCAACATATAAGACAAGTTCATGCCTTAAATGTGTTTCCACTATTATTGGGATTTCTGCAGAAAATATACATCTACTTCAGGGGAAACAAGTAAGCAATGCATATACTAGAGCAAATACCATACTCCTACAATACCGCCTGCCCTCTTAGATGGTTTGATTATAGTACTATACTATCTTGCAACTACTGTAATTACCATTTGTGCACTTGTCTGCAATATTACTCTGTTGTGTTTTGTTGTACTATGTGGTGCTGTGTTCTTTGGTTAGTAGTGGCAGTGGCATAAGACATACTCTCTGTTATGTTATTAcgtttgaaattttttgggtTTGCAAAAGAGTATGTTATCAAAATTCAAACAAGACTATATTCAAACGCAGTCCAAGGTTAACAGATGGCACCCAAACAGTACAACTTTTCTTCCATACGAAAAGGTAAGACTAAAACAGAGATAGAAGGAAAACACATAAGCTAAACTTTAAACTGAACCTGATAGAACAGCTACTTGACGGtcgcaaactttttttttttttttgagaaactaAAGATGGTCACAAACTTGCTACCGATATGATCTTCAGTATCTTAATTTCTGTAGAGATCAAATTCAGTAATAATAGTGTCGCTGATGTTTATCAAAATACTTTTATGTTAAAACGTTTCCTTTATTTGAAATGTATTTCCCTTATATCTATCTGTATATAATTTAGTTTAGGAAACTCGTAattttatcaagaaaatcatcTCAATTTAAGTCGATCGATCGTCTTATTCTTACTTTCATGGACTTATTAACGTACCAAGAagaattttaaaacgaaaaaaaGTTTACATACAAACTGAAAACTCTGTTGCAGTTCTGTAGCCATTAGATGAACGTAGCCAAATCTATAACCGTTCATATGTGAAGTTCTGTTATAAAGCGTTTAACtgtttttctaaaaatagaCGTTTAAACCGCTAAAGTCAGAGTCCGCCGTCGTTGGCCCTAACGTAGATCGCAAGTTATTAAATTTTCTAGCTGTTCCacatttctctttctcctttatcTATTGTGATATACCCAGATCGATTCAAAGCCCAAGAAAATTTCTCCGATCAGATGGATTCTCGAGGTTCTTCAGATCAAGACGATGAACATATCGTCCAAGTTAGACAAGCTCTGATGTGTCCCGACGGAGGAAGATTCGAAGGTCTCCGAACGGCACGTTTCTTGAATTACACAACAACCTCCATAGAGGACGACGTTTTCGAGCTTCCTCTCGACGCCTTCGTGACGTCAGAACCAGAGAAACTCTCCTTCTCCGGATGGGGCTCTCCCTCGGTGAATTGGATCGAGTGGGTGAACGCCATGGCCGAGTCCAACGCCACGATGTGGCGTAGATCAGGAGTCTACGACGCGATCATGGCGTCGCGTTACCAGATAACGAAGCAAGACGATCTGATGACGGCGCTGGTGGAGAAATGGTGCATAGAGACTAACTCCTTCGTGTTCCCTTGGGGAGAAGCGGCGGTGACGTTGGAGGATATGGTCGTTCTCGGTGGGTTCTCGGCTATAGGGAACAACGTTTTGGCTTCGGTGAAACGAGACTCGATGAAGTCTgttgaggagaagctgaagaGAGCGAAGCGTGAGATTGAGGCGAGTTCGATGAAGAGATGTTGCGTTGGTTTGTGGATGAAGGAGATGATGAACTCTGGGAATGAGATTGAGCATGAGGCGTTCGTGATTTCGTGGCTTTCACGTTTCGTCTTCCCTAATTCAGgttatttcttttttgaatgTTTAGAGGTTCTGAACCGAAAGCACGTACATCTTCTAAAaccatttaaaattaattctcGTTAAGAGAGCAAATCCTTCCCATAATTAAACTCGTGATCCTTTAAATCATTACTATGAAATACACCAAGAATTTTAACCATGTTTCAAAAGTAGGTGTATAAAGTAGCAACACGTCCTAGCCGAAATGatctttttaaaatctgatTTATATGATATTGTTCTAGACAGGTTAAAATCGGTCTAAGTCGATTCGAGTTAGTctaattgttttaaattaaaaaataatgttggtacaaattttaattttgtctaattttttttattttatatatttaattttgataattcatcgaaataatttataacttaaACCAAAAagctaaaatattttacataaatataaaagaatataaCAAATCAATAATTCGTTACCATCTAAACCTCACATAGGTCTGGACAATTCACATAATCGCTAGTAATCTACAAAACGTTACTTACCTAGCAATTTTCTTGAACATTGGTTTTAACCGCTAGGCTAACTCCACTTTGTTAATTCAGGTGATCTCGTGAGGGAGAAGCTCTTTGCTGCTGCGGTTCAGCTCGCTAGAGGTGTTAGGCTTGCGCTGGCTCCTGCGGTTCTTGCCGGGATCTACAGCAGTCTTGGAGTTTTGAAGAAGCAACTTGTTGGTGGGTCCGGAGAGGAAGAGACGGTGGTTACTGCTACATCCCCGTTTCAGTTTGTGCAAGTGTGGGCTTGGGAGAGGATCATAGACATACGGCCACCAGGCCAGCCTAGCCAGCTAAAGCCTCACGAGCCAAGAATGGCTCTATGGCACCATCACGGCGGTGGTCAAGAGGCAAACCAGAGTCTCAAAAGTATCCGAACCGTTCTTGATTCCGCCAAGGAGAGTTTCCATCACCGTCCGTACACAAAACCTTTGAAGAACTTCAAGTTCCCTAAGTTCTACTTAGAAGATGACTGTTGGGTGTCTTTGGAGGATGAAGACATTGTGGCGTTCGGCCGGTGTTTGAGATGCTCTAAGCTGGTGGGTTTGAACTGCATTGAGCCTTATTATCCTCACCGTGTAGCGTTGCAGTTTGGTTACGATCAGGATGTTCCTGGAGTAGTTCCCGTGGTGCTGACCGAGTCGCCGGAGCTGGCTTGGAAGGATTATATAAGACCGATTACAGATGAAATGATTTACATTCCGTCTAGGCTCCGGCGAGCTGATGTTACGGTTAAGTATATAAGATGGTGGAAACAGTCTGTTACTACTCTACAGGCCATGGCTAAGAGAAGTACACATAAGGTTCTGAAAGAGAAACCCACAGAGACAACAActtcaacaacaacaatggTTAAATCTTCTCCTCCTAGAACCTCTAAAACAGGAGGAGTAAAATCAGAGTTGAAGGGAGGAACTTTAAAGACAGAGAGTGATAAAAGCAGCTCTGCAAAGAGTTTCACAGGTTCGGAGAAACCGAAGCCTTTGAAGAAGGTTGAATTGGTCAAGAAGCCATTGTCTAAGTTGACAAAGACTCCAGGAAGATCAGTGGATGAAGTCAAAGAACGTAAAGGAGGACCAGGACCAAGGGTCTCGCAGGAGATAAAGGCTCATAGCCATGTGAATATTCTACTTCCCGGTTCACCTGCTAGCTCACCAAAGACTCGACAGTCACTCCCTCAAAGGCAAACGTCTAAAAGTAAATGATGTGTTAACATCAGCTCTATCTCATTGACTCATTATGACGCgcttttgtttgtttctaaCTTGTTGCTGGCTAGTGCAGGTTCTCATGTAATAAGACCAAAAGCATTACCTGGTAAGTCACCAAGACCACAAGTTTCAAAAGGACCAAAggattcatcatcttcttctgtttctttttcattaACAAGCAAGAAGGCCCCAAAGAGAACCACTGAAGCTACTAGCCTCCATCAGATTCCCCCATCTAAAGCCACTCCTGCTCTTAAGAGAAATGTGGCTGATCAACGAATCAAAGCTCATACAAAACAAGAAACTCGACATAGCAGCAAAGGAGGAGATGAAGCGATGATGAACACATTGAAGGCTATGAGCGAGATAATGAAGTTAGAGGAACACGTAGGTGAAGGGGGTGAAGTGATGTATCAAATACCAAAACAACAATTCGAAGTTTTGAGCCAAGGAATGCAAGATGTTCTACACGAGTTGCAGTCTATTAAATCCGCACTGAACATCGAAAAATCATCATCAATCTAAGACTTTTACCCAACAACATGATTGATGATCCATATGATTTAGATCTCAACCCCTTCCttgtaattgtttttttcttgccTCATTAATCAGAATCTTCACATCTTTTAAGAGAAACCAAAAAATGGTCTACACACCATCCTCTTTTGCTTACTAGCATGCATGATAagtagaaacaaaagaaaagaagaagcatCTCTATGTTTACAAAGTGGCAGCAACCAAATCAGGAGGAACAGAAGCAAGATCAAGCACCCAAGACTCTCTCAGACCAGCTCGAGATTGATCTTCCGGCAGCTTCTCGGACGGAATCTGATGAGAGAGCAAGGCCGCAACATCGTCTTTCTCGACCCATCTGACCGCTTTATACCCGTAATCCCGTCTCTTGAACAAGTTGCTACACTCCTCGTTAACCTTCTCCAAATAGGCTACACTCAAGCCATACGCATCGCTATACATAGTCAAACACACAACAATCTCATACCGTCTAGTCTTTCTTCTCTGAAGACCTGGACTAGTCTCTGAGTGGACAGCCCAGACAGAGCCTTTCCTGGGATATATCTGGTATACTTCTCGTGCAACCCTCTCGCAGTTGACAACGTGAGAGAACAGTTTCACTTGTTCAACCAAAGCTTTCTCTGAAACCCTGAACCTCCCACAAGAACTGATCTTCACCCAAGAGATCAGTTTCTCACTCTCAAAATCTAACCAAGTGATCCATACCTTAAAAGGGTTCAAAGAGACGACTTCACTTACCAAACAGTAACTCCGAGGCATTCTGTCATCATCACCACCATCGTACACCGCCCAAACCTGCCCTTTCTTGAAGCTTCTAGGCATCCTGTCTTTATCAAAATTATACATTTCACAATCCTCGTCTGCCATGTAGTTTTCTTGGTTCAACTTACCACGATCCCTCTTCCTATTAACCCCTGGCACGTATTCTAAATCCACTACCTCACTTAACTCCTTGCGGTTcgtcttcttattcttctttttattaCTCTTATTCTTTAAAGCTTCTTTCTCCTTGTTAGTACTCATCTCCATCAAAGTTTCATCACCTGAAGATATGTCATGCTCTTCTCTAGAGACTCTTGTGCTACTTCTCTCAGTGATCTTCACCTTCGGTTTCTTTCTCTTTAACACTGATTGCATTTCAGCTAAAGTCATCATCTCTTCATCCAACCTCTCAGGTGCATTCAAAGCTTCTGCTTCCTCCTCTCTCATCTCCCCTGCCTCGCTCACTCTTCTCAAGCTCTCACCACCCTCACCAACGCGCTTCTTCCTCCTCGTATAAGTTATAATCTTGGACGAACAAGCTCCATTCGAAAACGTCGACGTTTCACCATCACAAGCACCAAACTCGCCCTGAATCCTAATCCTCAACCTCATATCATACTCATTCCTCCTAACCTTATCAGACAAAACCTCAAAAGCCTCATTCACAAGCTTGAACCCTTCCTCGCACCCCACATACGGATTCTCATCAGGACGCAACACCAAAGCTAGCTTCCTATACTGTTCCTTTATAGTATCGATGCTAGAGAAAGGCACTACCTTTAGAATCTTGTACCACTCCGGCGCATCTCCGTCGGAGGCGGTGACCATGGAGGATACACCTTCCGTGTCCGGAGATAAGGCGAGAGCTTTACGCGCGTGATTCAGAGCTGAGATCAAGTCGCCGCTGTTGAATTTCGATTCCGCTAGGGTGTATTGCCTCGTTACCAGTGTCTCGGTCTGATCCTGAAGCTGCCATTGCTATCTATGTAAACTTAggtgttgatttttgtttgtatttagtttaaatagtttttgatttttgtttttccaaaaatatagtattttttagtccaatcaaaatttttagattttattttttgattttgtaaaaatcgttttttcttttttttgccaATCAGAATTTTTAACTAATAGATTTTTTCTAAAGTTTAGGAAAAcgatttttttattcaaaattttgatcgGCTTAcgaagggaaaaaaaaaaaaaacttttatgactttttaataaaaaaaaccaaattttgttttatttttgtatattttagattttaattaattgaaaaaacacACATACAAGTTTTTTCTTATAAGATATCATTTTAACAATATGTAAATTAATTTGTTTGTGTTtcatatatgttaaataaatttagatattttatatatacaacattAAAACCAAGAACCAAAACTCGAAATATAAAAGTTAAAGATCAATATCaaagttttcgaaaataaattttaaaatcaaataccAAAACCTGAAAATCAAAagccaaaatctaaaaatcaaacGAAAGTTTCATAGGAAGACCCTAAAATTGTTTTATCATAAACTAGGATCGGAGTtatgataaaaattattttacatgaatttatattaacttatgaaacatttaaaattattacgtattgaaaataatattataaacaaaaaataatggaaATAATTCTAAGATCatattgttattattaataaacatttttgatttgaattaaAATGACAACAACTTTCATTATTCTATATCgttaaataatacaatattaacaaaaataattaaaaaaatgtaataatagaaatattctcattatttctatttcaatttgacatagtaaaaatataaagtttatacaaataatactatatttattttaagaagcttcaaatttttaaaaacattaacataattttttttctaaagaaccTACAGTCCAGTAAGTAAAGAGTATTTGTATTGTTGTCAGTTTGTCACCATATAAATCAGGCTAATCTgtaataaaacacacaaatcatTATACAGAAAAGATAATGAAAATCAAATTCACGCTCCCTAAAAGTTAACTGAGTGTACTTGCCAACCAGCTTCTATGCTGTTAAGATACTTTATGAATAAGTCACTAAGAAGCCATATCTGCGAGAAAGTAAACGCGTACTGCTGATGTATCTTTGGCTCCCACACATTTATAGTTACTTTAGTTCCATAGTATTTATTTTCCCTTTCCACATAAGATATAACATTCTACAGttccaaaaaccaaaacaaataacacatctcagattaagaaatcagaaaaaaaaacttttaactcTTCTGATGACCACTTTGGTTCATGAGTACATGTTCCTCAGATTTAGGAAACGGGAAACTTTTATACTTTTTCATgccatattttttgtttgaactttCTCTCAAGACAACATCTTCCTCTGTCATGATTCCTTCAGCACATTTACCATATCGATGGCATAACTGAGGGATATGTATGTCCTTATATTTTTGACTTCGTAAAGACACTTTGTTGTTATCAAAGAGTCCCTCATTAGGatacaatttttcaattttttttttttgagattataCAACCTTCTTCGTAAAGACAAATTATTTCAATACTaagatatgttttaaaaataaaatatcttagAATCAATAAAAAGCATGTCAATTTCTCAGAAACTGAGCAACCTCACCTCTAAGGTGGAAGAACAACCCATAATTCAGATCAGCAAGTCGAACAGAGGAGTTAACTATTATAATGAGAAAATATCGAATGCTATTGGATTTCTGAAGATGATTTTCAAGAGATGAAGCTTTACCTTTTTATAGGTGGAGATTCATTGGTAGGAAAAAGGGATAAAGCGAGATACAATGAATGAGAAATCATGGAAGCATTTATGAAGGTTGTTACGTAACGCTTCGGAAGATTACAACAGAAGACGAAAAGACGCAATTAAAGCTTGGCACATAGGTTTTTCACGTCGATTTGATCCACTCAATTCATCATATCTCCTCCATAGCTGGTGTAGATCAAAGATGACACGATCCTTAATTTTTGGTCACGCCATTGGGGAAGACAACCTCTCTCCGTTGGGCCAATTAAATGTTTAGAAGCTCATTAACATGTGAACAAACGAAACATAACTCGATTAAATGAAACGCAGAGTTTTACTTATCTGAACACGTGTCAGCTCCAGAACGCATGACTTTCTGACGTGGCATCCTAGGTGGCATCACAGGAGAGAGGcgaacatatttatatatatatatatatatagatatagttatcaagtgttttttttttgacaacatcaaCTAATAACTAACTAGAAACTCCAACCGGTCTAACAAGCCAAATCGGTAGGATTAAATCGACATAAAGCAAAGCAGAAGGAGAACTCCTCGCACCATAAGAGGATGAATATGATCTGTTTTCGTCCAAAGGATCAGTACTCCGAAAATAGCGtcctttaaaaaatttagaaaacaaaCAATCTGGTTTATCTATTAACTGCCAGAATTGTTTAGCCAACAGAGCTGTATTAAAATCTTGAAGATCTCTAAAACTCAGTCCCCCCTCTTCCTTAGGAGTACACACTTTATCCCAAGAAAGCCAATGAATTCCTTTTTTATTTCCACTTCCACCCCACCAGAAATGAGAGAGGGTGCTTGTTATTTTCTTCGTTACTCCTTTAGGGAGCCTGAAACATGACATTACATGCGTTGGCATCGGTGCAGCCACCGATTTGATCAAAACTTCCTTTCCCCCTCTTGTGAGAAACCGAACTGTCCAGCCATTAACTTTGTTGTTTATTCGGTCATTTAGATAaccaaaaatttgtattttggaCCCCTCAAGGCTTTCCGGAATACCCAAATAATTGCTCATCCCCCCCAAATTGGTAATTCGCAGAATATTGTGAATATCCGATCTTATATTATCTGGAACCTTGTGACTAAATTGTATAGATGATTTCTGAAAGTTAATTTGTTGGCCCGAAACTGCTTCGTAATCTTTTAGCAGTTTTAAAATTACTACACACTCCTCCTTCGTAGCCTTACAAAAGAATaaactatcatccgcaaataaAAGATGGGAGATATGTGGGCTGCCGCGCGCGATTTTCAACCCCGTGAGACGTTTCTCTCGTTCCTCCTTCTTAATATTTGCTATAAGGGCTTCGgtgcataaaataaataagtacgAAGACAACGGATCTCCTTGCCTTAAACCTCTTTCTGGGACAATATGCCCTTTCGGCTACCCATTCAAAGAACCTTATAATTAACTGAAGAGATGCAGTGCATCATCAGAGCTACCCAATCATTAGAGAAACCCATCTTCAAAAGTAGTCGCTTGACAAAAAGCCACTCAATGCGATCATAagccttactcatatccgtaTTGATTGCTAAAAATGTGTCTTTGCAGGCATTATTTGTACGGAGACCGTGGAACATTTCTTGTGCAATGAGAATATTATCTGAAATTAACCTTCCCGACACAAATGCAGACTGTGTTTCCGAAATCAGCTTTGGTAATAAACCTCCGAGCTGCTGACATAATACCTTTGAAATAATCTTGTATCCAACTTTACATAAGCTAATTAGCCGCAGTTCAGTCATCCGGTTAGGTCTTGCCATTTTGGGAATAAGACatatttgtcatatttaatttatcctcaaaatttccTGAATTAAGGAAATTATTAGCCATATTCACCACATCCTCCTTGATGATTGACCAGGATTGTTGATAGAAAAATGTTGTCATTCTGTCTGGCTATGGGCTttttctggatgcatcataaacagAGCTTCTTTAATCTCCTCTTCCGTAGCCGCAGCCATCAGTTTCCGATTTTGAGAATCCGTTATCGAGGTAGGAACTTCCTCTAAAAAACTAACGAAATCCTCTGGGGATGAAGTGTGGAACAAatccataaaatatttaactgCGACTTCCTCAACCTTGGATTCCGAATTAACCCAAATACCATATTCATTATACAAACCAGTAATCCTATTCTGAATCCTTCTTTGTTTAGTAAGAGCATGGTAAAATTTCTTATTCCGATCACCGGAAGTATGCCATTTCGTTCTACTTTTCTGTTCCCAATATTGTTCCTCATCCCGGTATGCTTCCTGTAGTTTCCGAGAAACTTCCAAGACCTCATCATTTGTTTTGGAGAAATCATTATGAATTTCTTCAAGAGCCTTTTgcaatgtatttattttatccTTTCCATATGGTGGGTTAGCTTTTCTCCAAACCGATATCTTATGCCTTCAATTATGGATCTTTTCAAcgattaaaatgttaaaatgaccaaataaatagataattataccccaatattaattaatctaaattttgggtttagatttgaaagcTAGAATTTAGGaggtggagtttaggattttaaaaagtaaattaataagtatttaaaaataaaaataatttttttaaatagttttaaaagaaattattgaatgtcaaaacaaaattttgaaaaaagttaaaaaaaatcaaaaaaaatttattaaaatttcaaagtcaAAAAAGTATTATtcgaaaactataaaaaattatttaattgttattctttatttaaataattatttatatttatatatctataaaaagTAAGGGTATAACAGTTTTTTCATTCGTTAATGAAACTTTtttagtctttttctttttagtgtgttttttggtgaaaaaatctattttaaattcatttgaaGAATTGCATTACATAATTTTCtaatgatatatacatatatatatatactctataagtatatttaaattgtttaattaatattctTTCACtccaaattatatgatattttagaagatttatattgtttcaaaatataagatgtttaaagttttaaattaactttaactttatttgAAATTGTTCAACTAGTAaaattttacagttttttttaaaattggttgaataattttacaattatagttttaaaattatattttagaggAATGTAAATATTAATCTTTATACATAGGGAGTATATCTAAAATCAATAACTTGatacattaatttaaattttgtgcATGTTAATATTtcttatgaataaaaatataataattaaatgaatataatatactttttaatttcataaatatgaaatcacATTCATAATCATGaataataaaatgtaaataattaaattactgTAAAAAAActgtcaaaaaaataattaaattaaaaaatttcgtTGTGAAAGAAAATATTCTATAGAATAAATACAGTTAATATATTAATaccaaaaaatttataattatatattcataaaaatcatatatcgcataatttttaataatattatccaACAGTATatcactaatatatatatttaaaataaataaatttatgtcttcaagtataatatataattttagtaaaaatatgatatgattttataaaacggtttgaacattttaaaattaaaataaggacatcataatacatattatataatcttatactttaaacaaaataaaaattaaatacatttcAAACCTTGAAatctttaaataattttctaattttatataaatataaaaatatatttttttatgttaacttaaattttgtaaaataataattcatactTTTAAAGTGCAGATCGGtatctaataaaattttaagaaaaaactaaaattaaaatacttatttgtAAAAGGCCTCGTGGGGATTAATTTAGTGGAGATTAGTCTAGGCTTACCGCCTAGGACACCCCACGgttatcaaaacaaaaaaaaaatacttatttgTAAGTATGGTAATTGGAAAGAGGTACCAAGAGCATATGAATAAGACATTGATTTATTTGGTCATAACTCGAAGACACAAAGGTAGCTTC
Protein-coding regions in this window:
- the LOC111206599 gene encoding uncharacterized protein LOC111206599 codes for the protein MDSRGSSDQDDEHIVQVRQALMCPDGGRFEGLRTARFLNYTTTSIEDDVFELPLDAFVTSEPEKLSFSGWGSPSVNWIEWVNAMAESNATMWRRSGVYDAIMASRYQITKQDDLMTALVEKWCIETNSFVFPWGEAAVTLEDMVVLGGFSAIGNNVLASVKRDSMKSVEEKLKRAKREIEASSMKRCCVGLWMKEMMNSGNEIEHEAFVISWLSRFVFPNSGDLVREKLFAAAVQLARGVRLALAPAVLAGIYSSLGVLKKQLVGGSGEEETVVTATSPFQFVQVWAWERIIDIRPPGQPSQLKPHEPRMALWHHHGGGQEANQSLKSIRTVLDSAKESFHHRPYTKPLKNFKFPKFYLEDDCWVSLEDEDIVAFGRCLRCSKLVGLNCIEPYYPHRVALQFGYDQDVPGVVPVVLTESPELAWKDYIRPITDEMIYIPSRLRRADVTVKYIRWWKQSVTTLQAMAKRSTHKVLKEKPTETTTSTTTMVKSSPPRTSKTGGVKSELKGGTLKTESDKSSSAKSFTVDKDSRKISG
- the LOC106396726 gene encoding secretory carrier-associated membrane protein 4 — its product is MNRHHDPNPFDEEEDEIVNPFSKGAGGAGRPVASRPFDVDATVDIPLDTVNDSSKKQRELSDWESELKKRETDIKRREDAVAKSGVKTSDKNWPPFFPIIHHDIANEIPVHAQKLQYLAFASWLGIVLCLVFNVIAVIVCWIKGGGVKIFFLATIYALLGCPISYLLWYRPLYRAMRTDSALKFGWFFFFYLIHIGFCIFAAIAPPIIFRGQSFTGVLAAIDVIRGSLLAGIFYFVGCGLFCLESLLSLWVLQKIYIYFRGNK